The nucleotide sequence ACTTTGGAGTATTGTAAATGAGTTGTCGTATGCTAAGTGTAATGATGAGCGTCCTAGCCTTCAAATTGCATTATACGAATATGGAAATGACAATTTAAGTTCGCATGAAGGTTATATTAGACAAGTTTTAGGTTTTACCAACGACTTGGATGATATCTCTAAAGAACTCTTCTCTTTAACAACTAATGGAGGTAGTGAGTTTTGCGGTCAAGTTATTCAATCGTCATTAAATCAATTAGATTGGGGAAACAACCAAGACGATTTAAAACTCGTTTTTATTGCTGGAAACGAACCATTTAACCAAGGGAAAATCAACTATAAACATGCAGCAACTAATGCCAATGAAAAAGATGTAACGATTAACACTATTTATTGTGGCAACTATCAACAAGGGGTTTCTACCTTTTGGAAAGATGGTGCTATTCTAACCAATGGAGACTATTTAGCTATAGACCATAACCAGAAAACAGTTCATATAGCTTCACCTTATGACGATGCTATTTTAGAGTTAAACAAGAGACTTAACAACACTTATATCGCTTATGGAAAGCGTGGAGCAGCCAAAGTATCTATGCAAATGGCTCAAGATAACGAAGCTGAAAGCTATAGTAAAGCAAATGCAGTAGGCCGAACGGTTAGTAAAAGCTCGCATTTCTACAAAAATTCAAAATGGGATTTGGTCGATGCTCTTGAAGAAAAAGTTGTTGAAGTGGAAAAATTGGATGATTCTGCATTACCAGATACATTAAAAGGGAAATCTATAAAAGAAATAAGAGCTTATGTTACTAAAAAAAGTAAAGAGCGATTACAAATTCAAAAAGAAATACAGGAATTGAATACTAAACGAAGAACCTATATAGCTTCAAAGCAAAAAGACACTAAAAATGGTTTGGAAAATGCTATGATACAAGCCATAAAAACACAAGCGAAAAAGAAAAATTACCAATGGAATTAAAAAGAAAAGCCTTGAAATAATCAAGGCTTTTTAATATTAGTTTATTGCTGGACATTTACATTCGTACTTCTCTCGCCTACAGCCAAAGTTGATTCCTAACGTGATTTGGTGAAAACCTCCATTATTAAAAACCACTGAGTTTGCTTGATAAGAATACGTATAGGCGAAGACAAAGTTTTTATAATTAACACCAACTAATGGCGTAATATATTGTAGTTTTTGACTGCTTACGCCTGTGCCATTTAAAAACTCGGCACCATCTAAGCTTGTTCTATAGGATAATCCAGCCCAAAACTTTCCAAATTCAACCTCCTTATACACTTTCATGTTTAAGTCTATTAAAGATTCTTTAGTAGCATCACGGTGCATAAACATAATAGAAGGTTCGTAACTCCATTCGCTACCTAGACGGCTAAATACATTTCCAGCAGAAAACAAAAAAGTTCTTAAGTTGTTATAACTAAGTCCTTGTTCGTTAAAATTTATACCATCGTTAGCTAGAACATTCTTGACAGTTGCATGTGCATAGAAGTCTAGAAAGAAATATGAGAACCCAAAATCAATATTAAAATTGGTCGCACTTTGTTCTATTCCAGAAATAATAGGGTCGAAACCATCAGCTAAAAAAGAAGTTTCATCTAATTTATATTGAATCATTCCTGCGCTTAACCCAAATGATAGCATATTTAAATCGATTGGATTTCTAGAAAACATTAAATGGTGTGCATAAGTCAAATAAGCTCCAGTTTGTGAATGATACCCATTTTTATCATTAAAGACAATGGCTCCATAAGCTGAAGGTGTTTCTCCAAAACGACCATTAACGCTTAACGTTTGTAAACTTGGTGCATTAGATTGCCCTAACCATTGCTGACGACCAGTTAACCTTACTTTATTACAATTTGCTGCTC is from Pontimicrobium sp. SW4 and encodes:
- a CDS encoding type IX secretion system membrane protein PorP/SprF, with amino-acid sequence MKLKKLSLLFVVLFLAQFSKAQEGLPIYSDYLTDNYYLIHPSMAGAANCNKVRLTGRQQWLGQSNAPSLQTLSVNGRFGETPSAYGAIVFNDKNGYHSQTGAYLTYAHHLMFSRNPIDLNMLSFGLSAGMIQYKLDETSFLADGFDPIISGIEQSATNFNIDFGFSYFFLDFYAHATVKNVLANDGINFNEQGLSYNNLRTFLFSAGNVFSRLGSEWSYEPSIMFMHRDATKESLIDLNMKVYKEVEFGKFWAGLSYRTSLDGAEFLNGTGVSSQKLQYITPLVGVNYKNFVFAYTYSYQANSVVFNNGGFHQITLGINFGCRREKYECKCPAIN
- a CDS encoding vWA domain-containing protein, encoding MKTLLKLGFTLTLMIGFITTNATNKHYENQKPHTEKNKQFIKVALLLDTSNSMDGLIDQAKAQLWSIVNELSYAKCNDERPSLQIALYEYGNDNLSSHEGYIRQVLGFTNDLDDISKELFSLTTNGGSEFCGQVIQSSLNQLDWGNNQDDLKLVFIAGNEPFNQGKINYKHAATNANEKDVTINTIYCGNYQQGVSTFWKDGAILTNGDYLAIDHNQKTVHIASPYDDAILELNKRLNNTYIAYGKRGAAKVSMQMAQDNEAESYSKANAVGRTVSKSSHFYKNSKWDLVDALEEKVVEVEKLDDSALPDTLKGKSIKEIRAYVTKKSKERLQIQKEIQELNTKRRTYIASKQKDTKNGLENAMIQAIKTQAKKKNYQWN